From Pseudanabaena sp. PCC 6802, one genomic window encodes:
- a CDS encoding transposase has protein sequence MLLPFFRLVGVAPTIAKGMQAYRSVFCREEGFNHVSRYVNGLILSPNKTLQGIHSQIVWPEGEAVSRRAMHEAVFEAGWDSEKLMQKHRETLSSEHQGKGKEVISLDWTLAHHERGKEIFGVKRSYDYVEHRMSNYQTVVTAVISNREYIDGLDVVVQPPNWQEAEKAYLQMSAQQSYTEMAQVMARLSELISYQSNRLEYRKRTEIVRDLVEQLETEGRD, from the coding sequence ATGTTATTACCTTTTTTCAGGCTGGTAGGAGTAGCACCAACCATAGCTAAAGGGATGCAGGCATATCGCAGCGTGTTTTGTCGCGAAGAGGGATTTAACCACGTCAGTCGATATGTCAATGGTTTGATTCTAAGTCCCAACAAGACATTACAAGGGATCCACAGCCAAATAGTGTGGCCAGAGGGAGAAGCCGTGAGCCGACGGGCAATGCACGAGGCAGTGTTTGAGGCAGGGTGGGATAGCGAAAAGTTAATGCAAAAGCATCGGGAGACATTATCATCGGAGCATCAAGGCAAGGGGAAAGAGGTAATCAGCCTGGATTGGACGTTGGCACATCACGAACGGGGCAAAGAAATCTTTGGAGTCAAACGCAGTTACGATTATGTAGAGCATCGCATGAGCAACTACCAAACAGTGGTGACTGCAGTAATCTCAAATCGGGAGTATATCGATGGGTTAGACGTGGTAGTGCAACCACCGAATTGGCAGGAGGCAGAGAAAGCATATTTGCAGATGAGCGCACAACAGAGTTACACGGAGATGGCGCAGGTAATGGCGCGTCTGAGCGAGTTAATCAGCTACCAGAGCAATCGGCTGGAGTATCGTAAACGCACGGAAATCGTGCGAGACCTCGTGGAACAACTGGAAACAGAGGGACGAGACTGA